A single window of Acinetobacter wuhouensis DNA harbors:
- the nhaA gene encoding Na+/H+ antiporter NhaA, whose product MIQNSSYKIHPLQKITERGMQYYQLIRGIEAIGGAILLLFAAIALVWANSQYADSYAAFLHTQIAFSLGSIEIKTDLHFIINDVLMTLFFLAVGVEVRKEIHDGTLADLKSACLPVIAACGGVIVPALIYLSISLSAGQAHQGWAIPTATDIAFAVGILALLGKRIPASARIFLLTLAIIDDIIAVLIIALFYSSGLNATGAIFVVMGLLLVFIMQRMGIFSMLPYVVPACLIWYGLYITGVHPSLAGVILGLLTPVAVRPSSQHGFNGIKAAYEQIKKQQDCVESSKKLQLANRELHSPVNRVSYAFSPWVAFLIMPLFALANAGVNLTQINFDYTGVYSVITGISIALILGKPLGIFLITWLCVRIGIAQFPATFNYRWLLLVSCLAGIGFTMSIFTATLAFQLDPILMDASKIGVLIGSIISALLGLAIGIYFLKTEPRKI is encoded by the coding sequence ATGATTCAGAATTCATCATACAAAATACATCCTCTGCAAAAAATTACCGAAAGAGGAATGCAGTATTATCAACTGATTCGTGGCATCGAAGCCATTGGTGGTGCAATTTTATTGTTATTTGCTGCAATTGCCCTAGTATGGGCAAATTCACAATATGCTGACAGTTATGCAGCTTTCTTACACACCCAAATCGCTTTTAGCTTAGGTTCTATTGAAATAAAAACAGACCTACATTTTATTATTAATGATGTGCTGATGACTCTGTTTTTCCTAGCTGTAGGGGTTGAGGTACGCAAAGAAATTCATGATGGTACTTTGGCTGATCTAAAATCTGCCTGTCTACCTGTCATCGCAGCCTGCGGTGGTGTTATTGTTCCTGCGCTGATTTATCTGAGTATTAGTTTATCTGCTGGTCAGGCACATCAAGGTTGGGCGATTCCAACCGCCACCGACATTGCCTTTGCAGTAGGCATCCTCGCTTTATTGGGTAAAAGAATTCCTGCTTCTGCTCGAATTTTTCTGCTCACTCTCGCCATTATTGATGACATTATCGCAGTACTTATTATTGCGCTATTCTATTCTTCAGGTCTGAATGCTACTGGTGCAATTTTTGTTGTCATGGGATTATTACTGGTCTTTATCATGCAACGTATGGGCATTTTTTCCATGCTACCCTATGTTGTTCCTGCTTGCCTAATCTGGTATGGATTATACATCACAGGTGTACATCCATCACTTGCTGGTGTAATCCTCGGACTGTTAACCCCTGTTGCTGTTCGTCCGTCTAGCCAACATGGATTTAACGGAATAAAAGCGGCTTATGAGCAAATCAAAAAACAACAGGACTGCGTAGAATCTTCTAAAAAATTACAACTGGCAAACCGTGAATTACACAGCCCCGTCAACCGTGTCAGCTATGCTTTTTCACCTTGGGTTGCATTTCTAATTATGCCGTTATTTGCTCTAGCCAATGCTGGTGTTAACTTGACCCAAATCAATTTTGATTATACAGGTGTTTACTCCGTCATTACGGGGATTTCCATAGCCCTAATTTTAGGCAAACCACTCGGAATTTTTCTGATCACTTGGCTTTGTGTCCGTATCGGTATTGCGCAGTTTCCAGCGACGTTTAATTATAGATGGTTACTGTTGGTCAGCTGCCTCGCAGGTATTGGTTTTACCATGTCTATTTTCACTGCAACACTAGCATTTCAACTAGACCCTATTTTAATGGATGCTTCAAAAATCGGGGTTCTGATTGGTTCCATCATCTCTGCATTGCTTGGACTTGCTATAGGTATTTATTTTTTAAAAACTGAACCGCGTAAAATTTGA
- a CDS encoding MFS transporter, with translation MSANVVVSESIGKVSYTEQEVKVYKKVIWKLIPFLCFCYIAAYLDRINVGLAKLHMLSDIHLSEAAFGLGAGLFFVGYILFEVPSNLVMEKVGAKIWIARIMITWGILSGLTMFVTTPMQFYVLRFLLGAAEAGFLPGVLYYLTTWFPTYYRGKIIALFMIGLPLAVIIGSPLSGWIMGAFDQVHGFTGWQWLFFLEAIPSVLLGILTFKMLPNHFSKAKWLNEEEKHIIDSNLKKDLEGNSSAKEKHSFKDGFFNLNILKLGAINFSMLLCTYSMGFWLPTFIKNTGMTDVFHIGLLVAIPSIIGLVAMLLIGRSSDKFRERRWHLVIPFVLGSIALFFTHMFSANIVMTLVLFSIAAIATTGTIPVFFSLPATFLSGTAAATGFALACSIANLAGLVSNTLVGYAIQITGRPEGALMVFAVCLLLSCLIVLSLPKALVNK, from the coding sequence ATGTCTGCCAATGTTGTCGTTTCTGAATCTATTGGAAAGGTAAGTTATACCGAACAGGAAGTTAAAGTTTATAAAAAAGTGATTTGGAAACTTATTCCTTTTTTATGCTTTTGTTATATTGCGGCCTATTTGGATCGTATTAATGTCGGTTTAGCAAAGTTACATATGCTAAGCGACATTCACCTCAGTGAAGCAGCTTTTGGTTTAGGCGCAGGGTTGTTTTTCGTTGGTTATATTCTTTTTGAAGTGCCAAGTAATCTGGTGATGGAAAAAGTTGGGGCAAAAATTTGGATTGCCCGAATTATGATTACTTGGGGAATTCTTTCTGGTCTGACGATGTTTGTCACCACACCTATGCAATTTTATGTTTTACGTTTTTTGCTAGGGGCTGCGGAAGCAGGCTTTTTACCGGGTGTTTTGTATTATTTAACCACTTGGTTTCCAACCTATTATCGTGGAAAAATTATTGCTTTGTTCATGATTGGCTTACCTCTCGCTGTGATTATTGGTAGCCCACTCTCTGGATGGATTATGGGAGCATTTGATCAAGTTCATGGATTTACAGGTTGGCAGTGGTTGTTCTTTTTAGAGGCTATTCCAAGTGTATTATTAGGAATCTTAACTTTTAAAATGTTACCGAACCATTTCTCAAAAGCAAAATGGTTAAATGAAGAAGAAAAGCACATTATTGATAGTAATTTAAAGAAAGATCTTGAGGGAAATTCATCTGCTAAAGAAAAGCATAGTTTTAAAGATGGTTTTTTTAATCTCAATATTTTGAAATTAGGTGCAATTAATTTCTCTATGTTGCTGTGTACTTACTCGATGGGATTCTGGTTGCCGACATTCATTAAGAACACAGGCATGACGGATGTTTTCCACATTGGATTGCTCGTTGCGATTCCAAGCATTATTGGTTTGGTTGCAATGTTATTGATTGGTCGCAGTTCAGATAAATTTAGAGAACGTCGTTGGCATCTCGTTATTCCATTTGTACTCGGTTCAATCGCATTATTTTTCACACATATGTTTAGTGCCAATATTGTGATGACCTTGGTTCTATTTTCAATCGCAGCAATTGCAACGACTGGAACTATTCCTGTGTTTTTCAGCCTTCCAGCAACTTTCTTATCAGGTACAGCAGCAGCAACTGGTTTTGCACTGGCTTGTTCAATCGCCAATTTAGCAGGCTTAGTGAGTAATACACTTGTGGGTTATGCCATCCAAATTACGGGTCGGCCTGAAGGTGCTTTGATGGTATTTGCTGTGTGTCTGCTACTGAGTTGTCTGATCGTTTTATCCTTACCGAAAGCTTTAGTGAATAAATAA
- a CDS encoding N-carbamoylsarcosine amidohydrolase has product MSQQNVQENLQSNYQGVWGNRIGFGKKPALLLVDFMQSYTTETEPLFAPDVIKAVQETKDILELAREQDILVIHTNILYHPNQLDGGMWVKKSPVMAAMVATNPATQFCPEVKPLDGELVITKNYASAFFGTSLASILSTQAIDTIIIVGCSTSGCVRATAVDSVQHGFRTIVVRECVGDRHQAPHEANLFDIDSKYGDVVSKQETVDYFQKIKVIK; this is encoded by the coding sequence ATGTCTCAGCAAAATGTACAAGAAAATTTACAGAGCAACTATCAAGGTGTTTGGGGAAATAGAATTGGTTTTGGTAAAAAACCAGCACTTCTCCTTGTAGATTTTATGCAGTCTTATACCACCGAAACAGAGCCTCTTTTTGCACCAGATGTGATCAAAGCGGTGCAAGAAACCAAAGACATTCTAGAGCTCGCTCGTGAACAAGATATATTGGTGATTCACACCAATATTTTGTATCACCCTAATCAACTCGACGGGGGAATGTGGGTCAAAAAGTCACCCGTAATGGCAGCCATGGTTGCAACAAATCCTGCGACGCAATTTTGCCCTGAGGTTAAGCCACTGGATGGTGAATTAGTGATCACAAAAAACTATGCAAGTGCTTTTTTTGGCACAAGTTTAGCATCTATTTTAAGCACTCAAGCTATTGATACTATTATAATTGTTGGTTGTTCTACAAGCGGTTGTGTACGTGCTACAGCAGTGGATTCTGTACAACATGGTTTTAGAACAATTGTGGTTCGTGAATGTGTGGGTGATCGTCATCAAGCACCGCATGAGGCCAATTTATTTGATATCGATAGTAAGTATGGGGATGTTGTGTCTAAGCAAGAAACTGTCGATTATTTTCAAAAAATCAAAGTGATTAAATAG
- a CDS encoding maleate cis-trans isomerase family protein codes for MEKIYKIGQIVPSSNTTMETEIPAMLKARQLIRPEKFTFHSSRMRMKHVKKEELAAMDAQSDRCALELSDARVDVLGYACLVAIMSMGIGYHRESEKRLHQVTIDNDAAAPIVTSAGALVEGLKVMNAKKIVVVTPYMKPLTELVVDYIKAEGFEVLDYVALEIADNIAVAQHDPNNLPEIVQKLNYQDADVIVLSACVQMQSLPAVAKVEALTGKPVISAAIATTYQMLKALNLEPVAPGAGALLSGAYA; via the coding sequence ATGGAAAAGATATATAAAATTGGTCAAATCGTACCAAGTTCGAATACGACAATGGAAACTGAAATTCCTGCGATGTTAAAAGCTCGTCAACTCATTCGCCCTGAAAAGTTTACTTTTCACTCAAGTCGTATGCGTATGAAGCATGTGAAAAAAGAAGAATTGGCTGCGATGGATGCTCAATCTGATCGTTGTGCATTAGAGCTTTCAGATGCACGTGTAGATGTATTGGGATATGCATGCCTTGTTGCGATTATGTCGATGGGTATTGGTTACCACCGTGAGTCTGAAAAGCGTTTGCATCAAGTGACGATCGACAATGATGCAGCAGCACCGATTGTGACGAGTGCTGGTGCTTTGGTGGAAGGCTTAAAAGTCATGAATGCCAAGAAAATTGTTGTGGTGACACCATATATGAAGCCATTAACAGAATTGGTGGTGGACTATATTAAAGCTGAAGGTTTTGAAGTGTTGGATTACGTCGCTTTAGAAATTGCAGACAATATCGCTGTGGCACAACATGATCCAAATAATTTGCCTGAGATTGTTCAAAAGCTGAATTATCAAGATGCTGATGTCATTGTGCTGTCCGCATGTGTACAGATGCAATCTCTTCCAGCGGTGGCAAAAGTAGAAGCATTAACTGGTAAACCAGTAATTTCTGCTGCAATTGCAACTACTTATCAAATGCTAAAAGCATTGAATCTTGAGCCAGTTGCGCCAGGTGCTGGTGCGCTATTGTCTGGTGCTTATGCATAG
- a CDS encoding alpha/beta fold hydrolase, whose product MSHLLYGGNVVANAVRLHYLRYGGQGHPLVLIPGITSPAITWGFVAEKLAEYFDVYVLDVRGRGLSSSGDHLQYDTETCVNDILAFVAALELTEYHLVGHSMGARFAIRCASQHPQGLKKIVLIDPPVSGPNRRAYPSQLPWYVDSIQQSIEGMDAEEMKKFCPTWTLEQRQLRAEWLHTCYLPAIVKAFNDFHDVDIHQYIPQISVPALLMVAGKGGVIQADDIDEIQKLNPNISVSHVENAGHMIPWDDEQGFYQAFGDFLDQSII is encoded by the coding sequence ATGAGTCACTTACTATATGGCGGTAATGTAGTTGCGAACGCTGTTCGTCTACATTACCTCCGATATGGTGGGCAAGGTCATCCTCTGGTTTTAATACCAGGGATTACCAGTCCTGCAATCACTTGGGGTTTTGTTGCTGAGAAGCTCGCAGAATATTTTGATGTGTATGTTTTAGATGTTCGTGGTCGAGGTTTGTCATCTTCAGGCGATCATCTTCAGTACGATACTGAAACGTGCGTGAATGATATTTTGGCTTTCGTCGCAGCATTGGAACTTACTGAATATCATTTAGTCGGGCATTCGATGGGGGCGCGTTTTGCAATTCGTTGTGCTTCGCAACATCCACAAGGTTTAAAGAAAATCGTACTGATTGACCCACCTGTTTCTGGTCCAAATCGCCGTGCTTATCCAAGTCAGTTGCCGTGGTATGTCGATTCTATTCAGCAATCTATCGAAGGTATGGATGCTGAAGAGATGAAAAAATTCTGCCCGACATGGACTTTGGAACAACGTCAATTACGTGCTGAATGGCTACATACTTGTTATTTACCTGCAATTGTCAAAGCATTTAATGATTTTCATGATGTTGATATTCATCAATATATTCCACAAATTTCAGTGCCTGCTTTACTTATGGTTGCAGGTAAAGGTGGCGTGATTCAGGCAGATGATATTGATGAAATTCAGAAGCTTAATCCAAATATATCGGTCAGTCATGTAGAGAATGCAGGCCATATGATCCCTTGGGATGATGAACAAGGTTTTTATCAAGCATTTGGTGATTTTCTAGATCAGTCAATTATTTAA